Sequence from the Ereboglobus luteus genome:
ACGCCGACGGCGGCATCTGGATCACGCCCGCGCGCGTGGACAAGGGGCGGTTGAATTCCTCCGACATTGTTTGTGTTCGTCCCGACGGCACGCGCGAGGGGTTGCACCCGCCGTCGTCCGAGTTTCCCTTTCACCGCGAAATCTACCGCAGGCGGCCCGACATCAAGGCCATCGTGCACGCGCATCCCGGCGCGCTCGTGGCGTTCAGCATTTGCCGGTTGATTCCGGACACGCGGGTGCAGGTGCTCGCGCACGCCGTCTGCGGCAAGATCGCCTATGCCGCGTATGCGTGCCCCGGCAGCGAGGAGCTCGGGCGCAACATCGCCGAAACCTTTGCGGGCGGCGCCGATTGCGTGATGCTCGAAAACCATGGCGTTGTGATTGGCGGGCGCGATTTGAAGGACGCGTTTCAACGTTTCGAAACACTCGAATACGTCGCGCAGACCCTTTGCAAGGCCGCCGCGCTTGGCAAAATCAACACGCTCACGGATGCGCAGCTCGTGGAGCGCGCGCTGCCCGGGCTTGCCGAGCTTCCCCATGCCGGGCCGACCAGCCGCGAGAAGGAGCTTCGCACGCAGATATGCGATTTTGTGCAGCGCTCCTACAGGCAGCGCCTGCTCACCAGCACCGTCGGGTCATACTCGGCGCGGTTGGCGGGCGATGAGTTTGTCATCACGCCGCGCCGCCGCGACCGCCTTGAGCTCGAACCCTCCGGCATGGTGCGCGCCACGATCAATGCCTGCGAGGCCGGCAAGCGGCCCAGCCGAGCGGCGCTTTTGCACGCGCTCATTTATCAAAAAAATCCGGATGTGGGCGCGGTCATCAACGCCCAACCCGCCCATGCGAGCGCGTTTTGCATGACCGACGCCGCCCTGAGCACGCGCACGATTCCGGAGAGTTTTATCATGCTCAACGATGTGCCGCGCCTGCGGCACGCGTGTGTCGTCGCCGACGCGGAAACAATCGCCGCGCATGTGTCGCTCGCCAAGCGCCCCGTCATCCTCATCGAAAACGAGGGCGCTCTCGTGGTCGGCAAAAACGTGCTCGACGCGTTCGACCGGCTCGAAGTGCTGGAGGCGACATGCGAGGCGCTTTTCCTCAGCCGCCCGCTCGGCCCGCTTGTCCCGATGCCGGACGCGGCGATCGACGAGTTGAAAAAAGTTTTCGGTGTCGAATAAACGGGCGCGCCGCCACCCGCGTTGGTTTGCTCAAACGTCCCGGGGCTTTCTTACTGTTGGCCGTCCGCGGGGTTGACGCTTTGCGCGGCGGTCGAACACGATACGGGCACTATGAGACTTGGTGTTCGCGCGCATGATTTTGGAAAGATGCCACTCGACGATCTGGCACGGCGGATCGCCGCGCACGGGTTGTGCTCGGCGCAGTTTGCCGCGGTCAAATCGATTCCGGATTTCGAATCGGACGCGGGACGCGTGAGCCCGGGGCTGGCGACCCATGTGCGCGATGCGTTTCGCGCGGAGGGCGTTTCGATTGCGGTGCTGGGATGCTACATCAACCTGGGAACACCGGACGATGCGGACGCGCGTTTCCAGATGGGGCGCTTCAAGGAATACCTGCGCCATGCGCGCGATTTTGGATGCGGCATGGTGGCCACTGAAACGGGGTCGGTGCGCGCGGATTTCGCATTTCATCCGGAGAACCATGGCGAGGCGGCGTTTCAACGCGTGCTTTCGCGCGTGCGCGAATTGGTGCGCGAGGCGGAAAAATTTGGCGTGTTCGTGGCCGTCGAGGGCGTGGCCTCGTATGTGGTCAACAATCCACGGCGCATCAAGCGGCTGATCGACGAGGTGGAGTCGAACAATTTGCAGATTATTTTTGATCCGGTGAACTTGGTGAACGCGGACAACCACAAGGACCATGACGCGATCATCGAGGAATCGTTTGCGCTGTTCGGCGCGCGCATCGCGGCGTTTCACGCGAAGGATTTTGTCATCACGCCGGAGGGCGCATACAGACAAGTCGCGGCGGGGACGGAGGGCGGATTGCTGAACTATCCGCTGTTTTTTAAACTGGCGAAACAGCACAAGCCTTACGCGTATGTGCTGCTCGAGGACACAAACCCGGAAACGCTGGCGCGCACGGTGACGTTTGCCCGGGAGGCATGGGCGCGCGCGTAGGGGCGCGTGTGTGTGTGCGCGAGCGGGGTGGGGCGACTACAATTTTGCAATCAACGCGTCGATGAAGGCGTCGAGAGTGGCTTCGCCCGCCTCAAAATCGACGGGGATTTTGTTCTCGCGCATCGTCTCGCTGGTGTGCGGGCCGATGCTGCCGTAGAGGGGCTGTTTCGCCTTTTCGCCGCGGCGGAGCGATGCGCTTTGGGCGACGAAGGAATCGACTGTCGATGAGCTGGTGAAGAGGAGGGCGTCGGCGCCGTGCTCGCGGTAATCGGCGGCGGCGGGATTGTCGGCGAGGTTTGTCTTTTCGGTTTTGTAGAGGGGGAGGCGGTCAACAATGGCGCGGGCGTCCTCGAGTTTTTGCACGAGTGTGTCGCGGTTGAGATTGCCGGTGACGACGATCACCTTGGCGCTGTCGAGGCTGTCGGTGTCGATAAGCGCGTCGGCGAGGGATTCGCCGGTGGCGGTCTTGGGCATGCACTCGACCTTGATGTGGTGCTTTTCAATTTCGCGGGCCGTGGCGCGTCCGACGCAGGCGAAACGCAGGAGCCCGAGCGCGCGAATGTCGTCGAAGCCCTTGAAAAACTGCTCGAAGAAAATGCGCGCGCCGTTGGCGCTGGTGAAAACGATCCAGTCATAGCTTCCGAGTTCGGCGAAGATTTCGACGAGGGCGGTTTTGTCGATGGCCGGGGTGACGGTGATGAGAGGGATGTCGAGAACCTCGGCGCCGAGGTTTTCGAGTTTTTCGCGGAGCCCGGCATTTTGCGCCTGCGTGCGCGTGATGACGATGCGGCGATTGAGAAACGGCTGGTTGTTACTGGCGTTGGACATGGAAGAATCACCCAAGAGCAACGCGCCGGGGATTCAGGGCAAGCGGATAAAATCGTTTTTCCGAGGGGTGCTTTTTCGACCGGCGTTTTGCCTTCATCTTTTCCGAAAAGGACGCGCAACCCCCAAGCAGCGCTGAACAGACCGGGCGCGCCGCGGACAACATTAAGGGCATAAGGGAGCTTTGATTTGCAAAAAACAAAATCAAGAGACCGCCCGCGCTTCTGCCTCATGAAACGTTTTCAGCCAGATGCCGCAGTTTGTGGAGGGGCCGGCCAAGTGTGACTTATTAGGTTACTTTTCGGATAAAAAATGGGCGCGTTTTGAATCGCGGTGAACGGATTTCGTATAAAACGCACTTAAAGGGCCGTGCCTTTTTTGGGTATGAAAAGCGCGGTCATGTTTGCGCCTTCGAGTTCGAGCAGTTTGATTTTTTTATCAATGCCGCCGGCGTAACCGGTCAGGCTGCCGTTTGCGCCCACGACCCGGTGGCAGGGGATGATGATGGAGATGGGATTGTGCCCCACGGCTCCGCCGACGGCCTGGCTGGACATGCCCGGCCTGCCCATTCGCCGCGCCATTTTTTTGGCGATTTCGCCGTAGGTGATGGTTTCACCATACGGGATTTCGCGGAGGATTTTCCACACCGCCTGGCGGAACTCGCCGCCTTCGGGCGCCAGGGGCAGTTCGGAGATTTCCGGCTTTTGGCCTTTGAAATAGCGGTCGAGCCATTTTTGCGCGGTTTTGAACACCGGCAGTTCGGGGGCTTCCCTCATGTTTTGGCCCGCGGTGGCGGCGAAGTATTTTTGTCCGGACATCCAGAGGCCGGTGATGTTTTTACCGTCGCTCGCCAGCAGAAGCGGGCCGAGGGGAGATTCGTGGAGGGTGGAGCAGGTCATGATTTTTCTTTCGTCGGATTGTTTACAAAGTGTTCCACAAGTTGACCGTCGCGTAGCCCCGCCACGGGCGCCAGTTTTCAGCCAGCGCCAGGATTTCCTTTGATGAACGCGGGGCGAGGGCTTTTTTCACGCCGTAATCGGTTTCCAGAAAAGCGTCGGGCCATCCCATGGCTCGCATGGCGATGTAGTGCGCCGTCCATGCGCCGATGCCGGGAAGCGTCATCAGTTTTTTCACCTCGGCATCCGGTTGCGCGCAAAGGCTGAAATCGACCGTTCCTGTTTCAAATGCCTTGGCCAGTTCCAAAATGGTTCGCGCCCTCGCACCGGTGACGCCCAGGGCGCACAAGTGGTTTTCAATCGGGCCGTCCAGCGCGACGATGTCCCCGGCCGATGGAAACACATGCGTCAACCCATCGACGCCGGTTTGGATCGGGGTGCCGTGGGCGTTGACGATTCGCGTGGCCAGCGTGCGCGCCGCCTTCACTGTGATTTGTTGCCCCAGCACCGCGCGCACCGCCATTTCGAACGTGTCAAAACTGCCGGGCAAGCGCGTGCCCGGGACGCAAGCGCCGGGCTTGATGGCGTTCATAGACGCGAGCGACTCATGCACGGCGCCGGGATCGCAGCACAAATCGAACAGATGCCGGACGCGCGACAGCACCTGCGGCAGCGCCGGCAGCAGGGCGACGTCCACGCTGACGGCCAGTGTGCGGTTTTCCGGTTGATGCGCCACCCGCACCCAGCCGCGCGCCTCGCGTCCGTCGCCGGTTGCAAAACGCGCGGTGCGAAAGTATTCGCCGCCCTCGACTTTTTCCACGCCGGGAATCGAGCGAAACTCAAGAAAGTCCAGCAGCTTTTGCCAGCGATAGGGCGGGCGATATCCCAATGACACCGTTATGGAGCCCTTGTTTTTTTCCGCATCCGGGAGCTTTTTCCGCAGTGCGGTGGGGGCGAGGCGATAGCGTTTTTTGAAAAGGTCGTTGAATCGTCGCAGGCTGCCAAATCCGGCCGCCATCGCCACATTCAAGACCGAGAGGGTTGTGCTTGTGAGCAGATTTTTGGCGAGCAACAGCCTGCACGTCTGCATGTATTCAACCGGCGTGACGCGAAATTTTTCCAGAAACGCCCTGCGCAAATGACGATCCGTGCAGCCGAGCCGCTTGGCGATTTCCCTGACAACGTCCCCGTGGGCGCAGTTCTCCTCCATCAATTTTGCCGCCCGGTAAACGAGCGCCGCCTTCGCATCAACGGGCGCGTTGCCGGGAGCGAGTTCGGGGCGGCACAAAAGGCACGGGCGAAATCCCGCGCGCTCCGCTTCCGCCGCCGTGTCGTAAAATGTGCAATTCGCGGCCCGCGGCAATCGCGCGCGACACACCGGCCTGCAGTAAACACCCGTCGACAAAACGCCGACAAAAAACCGTCCGTCGAAGCGGCTGTCCTTTCGCTTGAAAGCTTCATACCAAACCCGCGACTCTTGTGGGTCGCTTTTTTCCGATGGGGTTTGCGAGTGCGTGCGCATGATAGGTCGAACTTTTTGAAGTGTTGTTGTGGTGTTCTTTTAACACGTTTTTCCGAAACATACTCGCCATTTTCGGACATGCATGTGTTTTCCCCAATTAATTTTTGAATGGGTAGAATCTGGGGGGCGATGCAGGATGCGGAAACGCTGCAACAAGCCGGCGACGGGGGGCGACAGGTATGCGGCTCTGTTGGTGTTGAATGCGGTCGTGCGAAGCCTATTTCGATTGTGCAACACTTGGCACAATTAAAGTTGAGTGTATTGCAAAAAAATGGCCATTATTTGTGATAATTTTATTAAAAAGTAGCATTTTTTTACGTAACTCGCTCAGCCATAAGGTGGAGCATGATTGTTCATATCCACCCTCAAAAGGATGATTAAAAACCGTCACTCACAGTCTTTTCGTTTGATTCATCAGGTTGCGCTTTTAATGGCACTTGTTGTCGGCATGTGTGCGGCTAAACCGATTGTGGAGGCACAATCCACA
This genomic interval carries:
- a CDS encoding uroporphyrinogen-III synthase; translation: MSNASNNQPFLNRRIVITRTQAQNAGLREKLENLGAEVLDIPLITVTPAIDKTALVEIFAELGSYDWIVFTSANGARIFFEQFFKGFDDIRALGLLRFACVGRATAREIEKHHIKVECMPKTATGESLADALIDTDSLDSAKVIVVTGNLNRDTLVQKLEDARAIVDRLPLYKTEKTNLADNPAAADYREHGADALLFTSSSTVDSFVAQSASLRRGEKAKQPLYGSIGPHTSETMRENKIPVDFEAGEATLDAFIDALIAKL
- a CDS encoding sugar phosphate isomerase/epimerase family protein, which gives rise to MPLDDLARRIAAHGLCSAQFAAVKSIPDFESDAGRVSPGLATHVRDAFRAEGVSIAVLGCYINLGTPDDADARFQMGRFKEYLRHARDFGCGMVATETGSVRADFAFHPENHGEAAFQRVLSRVRELVREAEKFGVFVAVEGVASYVVNNPRRIKRLIDEVESNNLQIIFDPVNLVNADNHKDHDAIIEESFALFGARIAAFHAKDFVITPEGAYRQVAAGTEGGLLNYPLFFKLAKQHKPYAYVLLEDTNPETLARTVTFAREAWARA
- a CDS encoding methylated-DNA--[protein]-cysteine S-methyltransferase; translated protein: MTCSTLHESPLGPLLLASDGKNITGLWMSGQKYFAATAGQNMREAPELPVFKTAQKWLDRYFKGQKPEISELPLAPEGGEFRQAVWKILREIPYGETITYGEIAKKMARRMGRPGMSSQAVGGAVGHNPISIIIPCHRVVGANGSLTGYAGGIDKKIKLLELEGANMTALFIPKKGTAL
- a CDS encoding class II aldolase/adducin family protein, giving the protein MASSWLHPRDELVETMRRIYRYKMTTTSGGNLSIRDADGGIWITPARVDKGRLNSSDIVCVRPDGTREGLHPPSSEFPFHREIYRRRPDIKAIVHAHPGALVAFSICRLIPDTRVQVLAHAVCGKIAYAAYACPGSEELGRNIAETFAGGADCVMLENHGVVIGGRDLKDAFQRFETLEYVAQTLCKAAALGKINTLTDAQLVERALPGLAELPHAGPTSREKELRTQICDFVQRSYRQRLLTSTVGSYSARLAGDEFVITPRRRDRLELEPSGMVRATINACEAGKRPSRAALLHALIYQKNPDVGAVINAQPAHASAFCMTDAALSTRTIPESFIMLNDVPRLRHACVVADAETIAAHVSLAKRPVILIENEGALVVGKNVLDAFDRLEVLEATCEALFLSRPLGPLVPMPDAAIDELKKVFGVE
- a CDS encoding DNA-3-methyladenine glycosylase 2 family protein — translated: MRTHSQTPSEKSDPQESRVWYEAFKRKDSRFDGRFFVGVLSTGVYCRPVCRARLPRAANCTFYDTAAEAERAGFRPCLLCRPELAPGNAPVDAKAALVYRAAKLMEENCAHGDVVREIAKRLGCTDRHLRRAFLEKFRVTPVEYMQTCRLLLAKNLLTSTTLSVLNVAMAAGFGSLRRFNDLFKKRYRLAPTALRKKLPDAEKNKGSITVSLGYRPPYRWQKLLDFLEFRSIPGVEKVEGGEYFRTARFATGDGREARGWVRVAHQPENRTLAVSVDVALLPALPQVLSRVRHLFDLCCDPGAVHESLASMNAIKPGACVPGTRLPGSFDTFEMAVRAVLGQQITVKAARTLATRIVNAHGTPIQTGVDGLTHVFPSAGDIVALDGPIENHLCALGVTGARARTILELAKAFETGTVDFSLCAQPDAEVKKLMTLPGIGAWTAHYIAMRAMGWPDAFLETDYGVKKALAPRSSKEILALAENWRPWRGYATVNLWNTL